The Streptomyces sp. 135 sequence GCCGCTCGGGATGCTCGCCTGCTGGGAGGCGCCGAGCGTGGAGATCTCCCCGGAGCCCGGAGAAACGGTGCTTCTCTATACCGACGGCCTGCTCCACCGCACCGGGGAGGCGATGGACCGGGCGTTCGCGCGGCTGCACGCGGCGGCGGCGAGCGTGCCCAAACCCCTCAGGGACGACCCGGGCGCCATCGCCGACCACGTCCTGCGCACGGTCCTCCCGGACGGGCTCGACACCGTGGACGACGAGGAGGACGTGGTCCTCCTCGCGGCCCGCTTCGCGTGAGGCAACGGCCACGCGCGGTAAGTGGTCCTACGGCCCTGGGCCCCCTTCCGTACGCCCGTACGATGGAGGGTGGCCCAGTGTCGTACCTAGGAGGCAGACCGTGTCGGACGCTCTCAACCCGGAGACCCCGGTGATCCCGGAGGAGACCGAAGAGGAGCCGATCAAGCAGCGGAAGAACGGCCTGTACCCCGGCGTGTCCGACGAGCTCGCCGAGAACATGAAGTCCGGCTGGGCCGACACCGAGCTGCACGACCTGCGGCCGATCCCCCAGGCCGAGAACACCGCGGCCCGCCGCGCCGCGCTCTCCGCGCGCTTCCCGGGCGAGCGCCTCGTGATCCCCGCGGGCAACCTCAAGACCCGCTCGAACGACACCGAGTACGCCTTCCGCGCCTCCGTCGAGTACGCGTACCTCACCGGCAACCAGACGGAGGACGGCGTCCTCGTCATGGAGCCGACCAAGAGCGGCCACGACGCGACCATCTACCTCCTGCCGCGCTCCAACCGCGAGAACGGCGAGTTCTGGCTCGACGGCCAGGGCGAGCTGTGGGTCGGCCGCCGCCACTCCCTGACCGAGGCCGAGAAGCTGTACGGCATCCCCGCCTCCGACGTGCGCGAGCTGCCCGAGGCGCTGCGCGAGGCGACCGGGCCCGTCCGTGTCGTGCGCGGGTACGACGCCGGCATCGAGGCCGCGCTGACCGACAAGGTCACCGCCGAGCGCGACGAAGAGCTGCGCGTCTTCCTCTCCGAGGCCCGTCTCGTCAAGGACGAGTTCGAGATCGGCGAGCTCCAGAAGGCCTGCGACTCGACCGCGCGCGGCTTCGAGGACGTCGTCAAGATCCTCGACAAGGCCGAGGCGACGAGCGAGCGCTACATCGAGGGCACCTTCTTCCTGCGCGCCCGCGTCGAGGGCAACGACATCGGCTACGGCTCCATCTGCGCCGCCGGTCCGCACGCCACCACGCTGCACTGGGTGCGCAACGACGGAGCCGTGCGCTCCGGAGAGCTGCTCCTGCTCGACGCCGGTGTGGAGACGCACACGTACTACACGGCGGACGTCACCCGTACGCTGCCGATCAACGGCCGATTCAACGAGCTCCAGAAGAAGATCTACGACGCCGTGTACGAGGCCCAGGAGGCCGGCATCGCGGCCGTGCAGCCGGGCGCCAAGTACCGCGACTTCCACGACGCCTCGCAGCGTGTGCTCGCCGAGAAGCTGGTGGAGTGGGGCCTCGTCGAGGGCCCCGTCGAGCGCGTCCTGGAGCTGGGCCTCCAGCGCCGCTGGACGCTGCACGGCACCGGTCACATGCTCGGCATGGACGTCCACGACTGCGCCGCCGCGCGCCGTGAGTCGTACGTCGACGGCACGCTGGAGCCCGGCATGTGCCTGACCGTCGAGCCCGGCCTGTACTTCCAGGCGGACGACCTGACCGTGCCGGAGGAGTACCGCGGCATCGGCGTCCGGATCGAGGACGACATCCTCGTGACGGAGGACGGCAACCGGAACCTCTCGGACTCGCTGCCGCGGCGTTCGGACGAGGTCGAGGCGTGGATGGCGCGGCTCAAGGCCTGAGAAGGGCTGAGAAGGGCGCGAGACACGGGTGGCGCTCCCCCTTTGGAGGGGGGCGTCAGGCCGTCATGAGCGGCGCGCCCTCGCGCCACTTGAGCATCTTGTCGAAGCTGATCACCGCGCCGCCGCCCGTGCCCGGCTTGTTGCCGAGGTGCACGTGGTCGGCGAGCTCCCTGATGAGGCAGAGGCCCCGGCCGTGCTCGTCCGTCTCCGCGGCGGCCGGGCGGGGCGCCTGCGTCGGACAGCCGCGCGAGGCTCCGGGAAAGCCGGGGCCCGAGTCGGCGACCTCGATGCGGCACTTCTCGCCGTCCAGGTAGGCCGTGACGCGGTAGGCGCCCGTCCCGCCCGGGGCACCCGCGCCGCCGTGCTCCACGGCGTTGGCACAGGCTTCGCTGAGGGCGAGCGACAGGTCGAAGGAGACGTCGGGATCCACGCCCGCCGTCTCCATCGTGCCGATCAGCAGGCGGCGTGCGAGCGGGACACTCGCAGCTTCGCGCCGCAAATGGAGAGACCACCAGATGCTCATGCTCCAGCCTCCTGGCTGCGGCTCGACATACCGATACGTATTGCCGCAAGGGCGCGTGGATAAGCGCCCTTGCGGCGTGATGCCGCCCATACGGCGGACGCGTGGCTTGCGCGGCTCGTGTAGGACGGCGGGCCTCCCGCGCGGGTACGAGGCAGGCACAGCCATGCTCATCGTCTGGAACGGGACCTTCCGGACCTGCCGTACGCACCGGGTGGGCCCAGTGCGATGATGGCCCCGCCATGAACGCCCCCCACCAGCGCCAGCCGCGTGACGGCGTCGATCTCCGGCTGCTCAGGGCCGCGATGTTCGCCGCGGTCTGTGTCGTGCTGTCCGCCGGGGGCCATGTGCTCGCTTCCTGCGTCGCCGTCCCGCTGTGGACGCTCGGCGCGGGCTTCCTCGCCGTCCTCGCGGTCGCGCTGCCGCTCGCCGGGCGGGCCCGTTCGCTGCCCGGCATCGCCGCGCTCCTCGCGGTGGGCCAGGTCGGGCTGCACGCGCTGTTCGGCCTCGGCCAGCACGGCACGGCCGCCGCCGCTCCGGTGAGCGGTGACCCCTCCCTGGTGGA is a genomic window containing:
- a CDS encoding aminopeptidase P family protein, translating into MSDALNPETPVIPEETEEEPIKQRKNGLYPGVSDELAENMKSGWADTELHDLRPIPQAENTAARRAALSARFPGERLVIPAGNLKTRSNDTEYAFRASVEYAYLTGNQTEDGVLVMEPTKSGHDATIYLLPRSNRENGEFWLDGQGELWVGRRHSLTEAEKLYGIPASDVRELPEALREATGPVRVVRGYDAGIEAALTDKVTAERDEELRVFLSEARLVKDEFEIGELQKACDSTARGFEDVVKILDKAEATSERYIEGTFFLRARVEGNDIGYGSICAAGPHATTLHWVRNDGAVRSGELLLLDAGVETHTYYTADVTRTLPINGRFNELQKKIYDAVYEAQEAGIAAVQPGAKYRDFHDASQRVLAEKLVEWGLVEGPVERVLELGLQRRWTLHGTGHMLGMDVHDCAAARRESYVDGTLEPGMCLTVEPGLYFQADDLTVPEEYRGIGVRIEDDILVTEDGNRNLSDSLPRRSDEVEAWMARLKA
- a CDS encoding ATP-binding protein, translating into MSIWWSLHLRREAASVPLARRLLIGTMETAGVDPDVSFDLSLALSEACANAVEHGGAGAPGGTGAYRVTAYLDGEKCRIEVADSGPGFPGASRGCPTQAPRPAAAETDEHGRGLCLIRELADHVHLGNKPGTGGGAVISFDKMLKWREGAPLMTA